A region of Chitinophaga horti DNA encodes the following proteins:
- a CDS encoding Rieske (2Fe-2S) protein — protein MAKEYNWHRVADADDTLAAEAVITVQDVNGKKICVTRYQDQLYAFAHKCPHAGAHMNDGYIDATGNVVCPLHRYKFALKNGYNTSGEGFYLKTYPVEQRPDGIYIGMEKGWFNW, from the coding sequence ATGGCAAAGGAATATAACTGGCACCGCGTAGCCGATGCGGACGATACACTCGCCGCCGAGGCAGTCATTACCGTTCAGGACGTGAACGGCAAAAAGATCTGCGTTACCCGGTACCAGGACCAGTTATATGCCTTTGCTCATAAATGTCCCCACGCCGGCGCGCACATGAACGATGGCTATATCGATGCGACCGGCAACGTGGTGTGCCCCCTGCACCGCTATAAGTTCGCGCTCAAGAACGGTTACAACACCAGCGGCGAAGGCTTCTATCTTAAGACATATCCCGTTGAACAACGCCCCGATGGCATTTACATCGGTATGGAAAAGGGCTGGTTCAACTGGTAG
- the hflX gene encoding GTPase HflX has translation MIDKQQVVNKNERAVLVGVIHKEQTEAQVKEYLDELAFLAETAGAETVKRFTQKLAHPDRATFVGKGKLEEIRVFVTSRNVDLVIFDDELTGSQISNIQKELKIKVIDRSDLILDIFARRARTAQAKVQVELAQYQYILPRLRGMWSHLERQGGGIGSRGPGETEIETDRRIVKDKIALLRRRLGEIDKQALTQRKDRGEFIRVALVGYTNVGKSTTMNLLSKSEVFAENKLFATLDTTTRKVVFEQTPFLLSDTVGFIRKLPHHLVESFKSTLDEVRESDILLHVVDISHPQYEDQIEVVNRTLQELKAFEKPTVLIFNKMDLYEKNTFDEWLADEVKQDILAQLKQMWNDKSQGNCVFISATERRNVEELRATILEKVTQLYRERYPYKSEFFF, from the coding sequence TTGATAGATAAACAACAAGTAGTAAACAAGAATGAGCGTGCCGTGCTGGTAGGCGTGATCCATAAGGAACAAACCGAAGCGCAGGTAAAGGAATATCTTGATGAACTGGCGTTTTTGGCAGAAACTGCCGGCGCCGAAACCGTTAAACGCTTTACGCAGAAACTTGCCCATCCGGACCGTGCCACGTTTGTGGGCAAGGGTAAGCTGGAAGAGATCCGCGTGTTCGTTACCTCCCGCAACGTCGACCTGGTTATATTCGATGACGAACTCACCGGCTCACAGATTTCCAACATCCAGAAGGAGTTGAAGATCAAAGTGATTGACCGTAGTGACCTCATCCTCGACATCTTCGCCCGCCGTGCCCGTACGGCACAGGCTAAGGTGCAGGTGGAGCTGGCCCAGTACCAGTACATTCTGCCGAGGCTGCGTGGCATGTGGAGTCACCTTGAGCGCCAGGGTGGTGGTATCGGTTCCCGCGGTCCCGGTGAAACGGAGATCGAAACGGACCGTCGTATCGTAAAGGATAAAATTGCTTTACTGCGTCGCCGCCTCGGCGAGATCGACAAGCAGGCACTTACCCAGCGTAAGGACCGCGGCGAATTTATTCGCGTGGCCCTGGTGGGCTACACTAACGTAGGTAAATCGACCACGATGAACCTGCTCAGTAAAAGTGAAGTATTTGCAGAGAATAAGCTGTTTGCGACCCTCGATACCACCACCCGCAAAGTGGTGTTTGAGCAAACGCCTTTCCTGTTAAGCGATACTGTAGGTTTCATCCGCAAATTGCCTCACCACCTGGTAGAAAGCTTTAAGTCTACTTTGGATGAGGTGCGCGAAAGTGACATCCTGCTGCATGTGGTCGACATTTCGCATCCGCAGTATGAAGACCAGATCGAGGTAGTAAACAGGACGCTGCAGGAGCTGAAGGCCTTTGAAAAGCCCACCGTGTTGATCTTTAACAAGATGGACCTCTACGAAAAGAACACCTTCGATGAGTGGCTGGCCGATGAAGTGAAGCAGGATATATTGGCGCAACTGAAACAAATGTGGAATGATAAGTCGCAGGGTAACTGCGTGTTCATTTCGGCGACAGAGCGTCGTAATGTAGAGGAGCTGCGGGCTACCATTCTCGAGAAAGTGACCCAGTTGTACCGCGAACGCTACCCGTACAAATCTGAATTTTTCTTCTAA
- a CDS encoding enoyl-CoA hydratase-related protein: protein MFKTLEFSVADNIATITLNRPEVYNAFDDTLSYELQDALKQADKDSAVRALVITGAGKAFCSGQDLKAAMGAGKRNLSESLHKRYNPIIRAIRNMPKPVICKLNGVAAGAGCSLALACDVIIASEAASMVEIFINIALVLDSGSSYFLPRTVGYHRAFELATKATKLTAGEALGMGLINKVVSASELDAVVVEEARFYANAPTKAIAMMKKMLTKGMTEDLDTVLDYEAYCQEIAGNTADNLEGIQAFLEKRKPEFKGA from the coding sequence ATGTTTAAAACGCTCGAATTTTCCGTGGCGGACAACATTGCCACTATTACGCTTAATCGCCCCGAAGTTTACAATGCTTTTGACGATACACTCAGCTACGAGCTACAGGACGCGCTGAAGCAGGCCGATAAAGATTCTGCCGTACGTGCCCTCGTGATCACCGGCGCCGGTAAAGCCTTTTGCAGCGGCCAGGATTTGAAAGCTGCCATGGGTGCAGGTAAACGTAACCTGAGCGAATCGCTTCACAAACGTTACAACCCGATCATACGGGCTATTCGCAACATGCCGAAACCGGTGATCTGCAAACTGAACGGCGTGGCGGCGGGTGCAGGCTGCTCGCTGGCCCTGGCCTGCGACGTGATCATCGCCTCCGAGGCCGCCTCCATGGTAGAAATATTCATCAACATCGCCCTCGTGCTCGACTCCGGCTCATCCTACTTCCTGCCACGCACCGTAGGCTACCACCGCGCGTTTGAGCTGGCGACAAAGGCCACCAAACTCACCGCCGGCGAAGCCCTTGGGATGGGATTGATCAATAAAGTAGTTTCCGCCTCGGAACTGGACGCCGTTGTCGTCGAAGAAGCCCGCTTTTACGCCAACGCCCCCACGAAAGCCATTGCCATGATGAAAAAGATGCTCACCAAAGGCATGACGGAAGACTTGGATACGGTGTTGGATTATGAAGCGTATTGCCAGGAGATTGCGGGGAATACGGCCGATAACCTGGAGGGAATACAGGCTTTCCTGGAAAAGCGGAAGCCCGAGTTTAAAGGCGCTTAG
- a CDS encoding S9 family peptidase, whose translation MRKTLFLAGMLFIQFDSMAQQKMTPELLWQLGRVGGETLSADGKTVIYGVSRYNLAENKSERNLYAAPIEGGPAKQLTSTPGGESGAQVLANGKIGYSLKGQWWEMNADGSNPVQKTSYDGGMQNIRLSPDGKFILFSKEVKVDKVSGKDFHPDLPKSNAQIYTSLNYRHWDTWEDGNYSHVFYAPYNDGQLGEPVDIMAGQPYDCPQMPSGGAEDFIWAPDGKSIVYVCKKKHGTEYAVSTNTDIYQYDLASKQTTNLSDGMAGYDVAPAFSPDGSRLLWLSMAHDGFEADKNDVIVYDLKSAQIHNATKDWDGTAGGATWSKDGKKIFFLAVIKGTEQLLEISLQAKVELTGAKHIRQVTKGQFDVNGIVGEAGNNLVVSRADMNHAAELFTVNLKTGAMQPVTKENESIYNKLSQSKVEERWVNTTDGKKMLVWVIYPPDFDATKKYPTLLYCQGGPQSAVSQFYSFRWNFQLMAAQGYIVVAPNRRGMPGHGVEWNASISKDWGGQPIRDYLSAIDDVAKEPFVDKSRLGAVGASYGGYSVYMLAGVHEKRFKSFIAHDGLFDLRSWYGTTEELWFANWDIGAYWDKANAKSYEQFNPSNLVASWTSPIMIVQGGIDFRVGIEQGLQAFQAAQLRGIKSKLLYLPEENHWVLSAQNAIVWQREFFGWLKETL comes from the coding sequence ATGCGAAAAACGCTTTTTTTGGCAGGCATGCTTTTTATCCAATTCGATAGTATGGCACAGCAAAAAATGACGCCCGAGTTGTTATGGCAGCTCGGAAGGGTAGGCGGCGAAACGCTCTCCGCCGATGGAAAAACGGTGATTTACGGTGTGAGCCGTTACAACCTGGCTGAAAATAAAAGTGAAAGAAACCTGTACGCAGCCCCCATCGAAGGTGGCCCGGCCAAACAACTCACCAGCACACCCGGCGGCGAATCCGGCGCGCAGGTGCTGGCCAACGGAAAAATCGGCTACAGCCTGAAAGGACAGTGGTGGGAAATGAACGCTGATGGCAGCAACCCGGTACAAAAAACTAGCTACGACGGCGGCATGCAAAACATCCGCTTGTCGCCCGATGGCAAATTCATTCTCTTTTCTAAAGAAGTGAAGGTCGATAAAGTGAGTGGTAAAGACTTTCACCCTGACCTTCCAAAATCCAACGCACAGATTTACACCTCGCTGAACTACCGCCACTGGGATACCTGGGAGGATGGTAACTATAGCCATGTGTTTTATGCGCCTTATAATGACGGGCAACTGGGCGAACCGGTGGATATCATGGCCGGTCAGCCTTACGACTGCCCGCAGATGCCTTCCGGCGGCGCCGAAGATTTCATTTGGGCGCCCGATGGCAAAAGCATCGTGTACGTATGCAAAAAGAAACACGGCACCGAATATGCCGTTAGCACCAATACCGACATTTATCAATACGACCTGGCCAGCAAACAGACTACAAACCTGTCTGACGGCATGGCCGGTTACGACGTTGCCCCCGCTTTCAGCCCGGACGGCAGCCGCCTGTTGTGGCTCAGCATGGCGCACGACGGCTTCGAGGCTGATAAGAACGACGTGATCGTATATGACCTCAAATCAGCCCAAATTCATAACGCCACGAAAGACTGGGACGGCACTGCCGGCGGCGCTACCTGGAGCAAAGATGGCAAAAAGATCTTCTTCCTCGCTGTGATCAAAGGCACCGAGCAACTGCTGGAAATCAGCCTGCAAGCGAAGGTCGAATTAACCGGCGCAAAACACATCCGCCAGGTAACGAAAGGCCAGTTCGATGTAAACGGCATTGTAGGCGAAGCGGGCAACAACCTTGTAGTTAGCCGCGCTGATATGAACCACGCCGCCGAACTGTTTACCGTCAACCTGAAAACAGGCGCTATGCAGCCCGTTACCAAAGAGAACGAAAGCATTTACAATAAACTGTCGCAAAGCAAAGTGGAAGAGCGCTGGGTAAATACTACGGACGGCAAAAAGATGCTCGTATGGGTCATCTACCCGCCTGACTTCGACGCGACTAAAAAATATCCTACGCTGTTGTATTGCCAGGGCGGTCCGCAGTCGGCCGTGTCGCAGTTCTATAGCTTTCGCTGGAACTTTCAGCTGATGGCGGCGCAGGGCTACATTGTGGTAGCACCTAACCGTCGCGGTATGCCGGGCCATGGCGTAGAGTGGAATGCGAGCATCAGTAAAGACTGGGGCGGACAGCCGATCCGCGATTACCTGAGCGCAATCGACGACGTGGCTAAAGAGCCTTTCGTAGATAAAAGCCGCCTGGGTGCGGTAGGCGCAAGCTACGGCGGGTATTCCGTTTATATGCTGGCTGGCGTTCATGAAAAACGTTTCAAAAGTTTCATCGCCCATGACGGCTTGTTTGATCTGCGCAGCTGGTACGGCACCACGGAAGAATTGTGGTTCGCCAACTGGGACATCGGCGCGTACTGGGATAAGGCGAACGCCAAAAGTTACGAGCAGTTCAACCCGAGCAACCTCGTTGCCAGCTGGACTTCGCCGATCATGATCGTACAGGGTGGCATCGACTTCCGCGTGGGCATTGAGCAGGGCTTACAGGCGTTCCAGGCGGCACAGCTGCGCGGTATCAAAAGCAAGCTGCTGTACCTGCCCGAAGAAAACCATTGGGTGCTGAGCGCGCAAAACGCGATCGTTTGGCAACGTGAGTTCTTCGGTTGGCTGAAAGAGACGTTGTAA